The DNA window TTTTGAATTAAAAATAACTACGAATATTTGAGCAGTTTTTCTACTTTAAAAGGTTCAGGGTGTTTTTTATTGCGCGCGAGACGCAGTGATCCTTTTCGGCACTTGTTAATGCATACGCCGCACCCCATGCATTTAGCGGGATCTATGCGCATACGCTTGTCACGAATCTTCATAGCTCCGAATGGACAGTATTCCATACACTGTCCGCACCCGATGCATTTGTTAGGATCGACTATGGATATATACCCCGAAGGAGCCAGCATCGGAATGCTGTTTTTCATTGCTTCCATAGCGCCGCAGCAGCATGGACAGCAGTTGCAAATTGAATAAAATCTGCCGAGCATCACATCTTTGAAAAATGCGTTATGTACATGTCCTCTGGCATTTTCAGCCTCAAGTATCCTTGCCGCTTCATCTATGGTTATGCGCCGTGCTTTGTCAGGATGATTTTCAACAACGAATGAAGCAAATGGTTCTCCGATAATTAAGCATACATTCAGAGGAAGGCACGGCTTTTTTTGTGTAGCGCGGCAAGGGCATTCAAGTGCTGCGATATGATCGGGCTCGCTGAGTACAATATCTCTGGCTTTGTTGTAGGGCAAAACCCGCTCGGGGATAGTTGCTGAAACTTCACGGCTTATATGTATAAGCTTAAGAGCCTCTTCAGTTATAATAATTTTGCCGTGATATGTGTCTGCAAAATCTTTTTTAAGTTGTTCCAATTTTTCTTTATCATCAGGATCGGCGATAAGACTTGTAATAAAGCCGGCAATCGGAGCAAGGTTGCTTTCACTCAAGGATGCTCCGATATGAGCATTAGGCCAGCGTATATACATAAAATTGTGAAGAACGTCTTTGATGGTCATGTTCTTATTTTCAAGAGCTTTCTTGAGTAATTTCCCGGTCTCGGTGTCCGGAATTGACTTATCAATAACTTTCTTCATGTATGGCCCTCTTGCTATATTAATTAGCAGAGCTGGAAAAAATAGTACAGGTTTTCTGAAAGTAACTTCACAAGATGAACGGGTTATGCCTATGTTGCATTTGTGCCTGATATCATAAGAAATAAGGTGATTATGCGGGAGTAGTTAAATGGAAATTACAGTTCGCAGACACGGTGAAAGTGTTGTTGTTTGCATTGGTGAAAGAATTGATGCTTACGGCGCCGTAGAGCTTGATAAAGTGCTTGAAGATCTTCTGGCTGAGCAATCGCTGGCATGCGTGGCATTCGATATGAGTGATGTATGCTATTTGAGCAGTGCCGGAATACGCAGTATTGTGAAAACTC is part of the Desulfovibrio gilichinskyi genome and encodes:
- a CDS encoding 4Fe-4S binding protein, translated to MKKVIDKSIPDTETGKLLKKALENKNMTIKDVLHNFMYIRWPNAHIGASLSESNLAPIAGFITSLIADPDDKEKLEQLKKDFADTYHGKIIITEEALKLIHISREVSATIPERVLPYNKARDIVLSEPDHIAALECPCRATQKKPCLPLNVCLIIGEPFASFVVENHPDKARRITIDEAARILEAENARGHVHNAFFKDVMLGRFYSICNCCPCCCGAMEAMKNSIPMLAPSGYISIVDPNKCIGCGQCMEYCPFGAMKIRDKRMRIDPAKCMGCGVCINKCRKGSLRLARNKKHPEPFKVEKLLKYS